From a single Methanofollis sp. W23 genomic region:
- a CDS encoding 50S ribosomal protein L11, translated as MAETVEVLVPGGRATAGPPIGPALGPLGINVKAVIDEINKKTAEFNGMQVPVKVEVDDKKNFTVSVGVPPTAALVKKEVGIEKGSGEPATQFVGDLPLEAAVRIARMKFDDMLSYRLKMAVKEVVGTCVSVGVTVEGRAPKEMLAAIDAGEYDSVLEA; from the coding sequence ATGGCAGAAACGGTCGAGGTATTGGTACCCGGAGGCAGAGCGACTGCAGGTCCACCTATTGGTCCTGCCCTGGGTCCCCTCGGTATCAACGTAAAAGCGGTTATTGACGAGATCAATAAGAAAACCGCAGAATTCAATGGCATGCAGGTGCCGGTGAAGGTCGAAGTCGATGACAAGAAGAACTTCACCGTCTCGGTCGGTGTCCCACCGACTGCGGCCCTGGTCAAGAAGGAAGTTGGTATCGAGAAGGGGTCCGGTGAGCCTGCCACCCAGTTTGTGGGTGATCTGCCGCTTGAGGCCGCTGTTCGGATCGCACGCATGAAGTTCGACGACATGCTCTCCTACCGTCTGAAGATGGCAGTGAAAGAAGTCGTCGGGACCTGTGTCTCTGTCGGAGTGACGGTCGAAGGCCGTGCACCCAAGGAGATGCTGGCCGCGATTGATGCGGGCGAGTATGACAGTGTCCTTGAGGCGTAA
- a CDS encoding protein translocase SEC61 complex subunit gamma, giving the protein MAISTESVKMSSINEEFFKKYLRVLKLARTPTRDEFTKIAIVAAIGVLIIGLLGFIIYVIMTAPMH; this is encoded by the coding sequence ATGGCTATCAGCACTGAGTCAGTGAAGATGAGCTCCATCAACGAGGAGTTCTTTAAAAAGTACCTGCGCGTCCTCAAGCTGGCGCGGACGCCGACCCGGGACGAGTTCACCAAGATCGCCATCGTCGCCGCGATCGGTGTCCTGATCATCGGACTCTTAGGGTTCATTATCTATGTGATCATGACCGCGCCGATGCACTGA
- a CDS encoding molybdopterin biosynthesis protein: MVRRYLDLVSLARALEIVRDECGGRPGTETVPLDEASGRVTAAPIFARFSVPGVHLSAMDGIAVRSADTTGASETRAVTLPDALRVNTGNLVPNEYDAVVMIEDVWLGEDGTYTIRKPAAPWQHIRPVGEDIGESEMILPSLHTVRPHELGALAAYGVTEMPVLALRAGIIPTGSELVPPGTRPGAGQTVESNSLMAAAHLRSLGVTPTRYGIVPDEPDLIRAAIEKGIEENDLLIVSAGSSAGTRDFTASLIDEFGEVLVHGVGIKPAKPVIIGKIRGKPVIGLPGYPLAAFTILREVITPLVAGYGFPVPDPETVEATLTTTLHSDIGTDEFVLLSVGRIGDSWVAVPQSRGAGVQMSAVRANALMTIPSAKEGVEAGEAVTARLMVPRRQAKEAVLVTGSHDPALDSLADLVRPQGVEVHSTHVGSMGGLLTLKKRQCHAAPMHLLGADGEYNLPYLKKYMPNEDLVCVCVAEREQGLIARDPVEFEDLPTLRYANRQKGSGTRILLDHLLREEGTDPATIAGYDREFTTHLGVALAVRSGEAECGMGVYSAAKALGLAFTPVATERYELVLRAETLDDPRVAALLRAVSSEEFKGVLTALGGYRVSETGVRRVLP, from the coding sequence GTGGTAAGGCGCTACCTCGACCTCGTCTCCCTCGCACGGGCGCTTGAGATCGTGCGAGACGAGTGCGGCGGCCGCCCCGGAACCGAGACGGTCCCGCTCGACGAGGCCTCGGGCCGGGTGACCGCAGCCCCGATCTTCGCACGCTTCTCGGTGCCTGGCGTCCACCTCTCGGCGATGGACGGGATCGCCGTCCGGAGTGCGGACACGACCGGTGCGAGCGAGACGCGGGCGGTCACTCTTCCGGACGCCCTGCGGGTGAACACCGGCAACCTGGTCCCAAACGAGTACGACGCCGTCGTGATGATCGAGGACGTCTGGCTCGGCGAGGACGGGACCTACACCATCAGGAAACCGGCCGCACCCTGGCAGCATATCCGTCCGGTGGGCGAGGACATCGGGGAGTCTGAGATGATCCTCCCGTCCCTGCACACGGTCAGGCCCCACGAACTCGGGGCCCTGGCGGCCTACGGGGTGACCGAGATGCCGGTGCTCGCCCTCCGCGCCGGGATCATCCCGACAGGGAGCGAACTGGTGCCCCCAGGCACGAGGCCGGGGGCCGGGCAGACGGTGGAGAGCAACTCGCTCATGGCCGCCGCCCACCTGCGGTCGCTTGGGGTGACGCCGACAAGGTACGGGATCGTCCCAGACGAACCCGACCTGATCAGGGCGGCGATCGAGAAGGGGATCGAGGAGAACGACCTCCTCATCGTCTCGGCCGGGTCGTCGGCAGGGACGCGGGACTTCACCGCCTCGCTCATCGACGAGTTCGGCGAGGTGCTGGTGCACGGGGTCGGGATCAAACCGGCCAAGCCGGTGATCATCGGAAAGATCCGGGGCAAACCGGTCATCGGGCTGCCTGGGTATCCGCTGGCGGCCTTCACGATCCTGCGCGAGGTGATCACCCCGCTCGTCGCCGGCTACGGGTTCCCGGTCCCTGACCCGGAGACCGTCGAGGCGACGCTCACCACCACGCTCCACTCTGACATCGGGACCGACGAGTTCGTCCTGCTCTCGGTGGGCCGGATCGGGGATTCCTGGGTGGCCGTCCCGCAGTCGCGGGGGGCCGGGGTCCAGATGAGTGCGGTGCGGGCGAACGCCCTGATGACCATCCCGTCGGCGAAAGAAGGGGTCGAGGCCGGCGAGGCGGTCACGGCCAGGCTGATGGTCCCGCGCCGGCAGGCAAAAGAGGCCGTCCTGGTCACCGGGAGTCATGACCCGGCCCTCGACTCGCTTGCCGACCTGGTGAGGCCGCAGGGCGTGGAGGTCCACTCCACCCATGTCGGGTCGATGGGCGGTCTGCTCACTCTCAAGAAGCGGCAGTGTCATGCGGCGCCGATGCATCTGCTGGGCGCCGACGGGGAGTACAACCTCCCGTATCTGAAGAAATATATGCCGAACGAAGACCTGGTCTGTGTCTGCGTGGCCGAGCGTGAGCAGGGGCTCATCGCCAGGGACCCGGTCGAGTTCGAGGATCTCCCGACGTTGCGGTATGCGAACCGGCAGAAGGGGTCGGGGACCAGGATCCTCCTCGACCATCTTCTCAGGGAGGAGGGGACCGACCCGGCGACCATCGCGGGCTACGACCGGGAGTTCACGACCCATCTCGGCGTCGCCCTGGCCGTGCGGTCGGGGGAGGCCGAGTGCGGGATGGGAGTGTACTCGGCGGCGAAGGCGCTCGGTCTGGCCTTCACGCCGGTCGCCACCGAGCGCTACGAACTGGTGCTCCGTGCCGAGACTCTCGACGACCCGCGGGTCGCCGCCCTCCTCAGGGCGGTCTCGTCCGAGGAGTTCAAAGGGGTGCTCACCGCCCTCGGGGGCTACCGGGTCAGTGAGACAGGCGTGCGGCGCGTACTGCCGTGA
- a CDS encoding class I adenylate-forming enzyme family protein: protein MNFVDYLFEHTRERDTLFLAGPKETITHRDLFWQVNALARHFGETYGQGNRILVLAENSLYFTLCYLAAMKSGNIAVLVETRVAQDQLAKIGALCEFSCCCVQEKFRPKLGEEWPVFSEADLAALVALRPTDEAWVDETDADETAQILFTSGSTGEKKGVMIPHRHLITNSEAILAVMRLTDADRACAVLPFTYCYGVSVLHTHLRVGGSLVLHTSIFLGTVIPEIEGYGCTGIYGVPSTYQILIHRTPFLTSALPSLRYMTCGGGHLDEKYVRTITETFPAKDLYIYYGATEATARISILDPALLHEKIGSLGKGMPGVSLEVLGPDDRPVAPGEVGEITVLGPTLMQGYFKDPEATAAKLRNGRLYTGDLGTVDEDGYIYFKGRDNTVIKSAGHRITPREVEDLINTHAGVSETAVVAVQDTLMGEAAVAVVQPVRDPSAALHDEIMSLCRASLPSYKVPRAVVFAQAMPLNASDKLDLVRLHHVVAALKAGDEVQGYSVPRSGSTVEGSSTAGPARPQR from the coding sequence ATGAACTTCGTCGACTACCTCTTCGAGCACACCAGGGAGCGTGACACCCTCTTTCTTGCCGGGCCGAAGGAGACGATCACCCACCGTGACCTCTTCTGGCAGGTGAACGCCCTTGCCAGACACTTCGGAGAGACCTACGGACAGGGGAACCGGATCCTCGTCCTCGCCGAGAACAGCCTCTACTTCACTCTCTGCTACCTCGCCGCCATGAAAAGCGGGAACATCGCCGTGCTCGTCGAGACCAGGGTCGCACAGGACCAACTCGCAAAGATCGGCGCCCTCTGCGAATTTTCCTGCTGCTGCGTCCAGGAGAAGTTCAGGCCCAAACTCGGCGAGGAGTGGCCGGTCTTCTCTGAGGCCGACCTTGCCGCCCTCGTCGCCCTTCGTCCCACCGACGAGGCATGGGTGGACGAGACCGACGCCGACGAGACCGCCCAGATCCTCTTTACCTCAGGGAGCACCGGCGAGAAAAAAGGCGTGATGATCCCGCACCGCCACCTCATCACCAACTCTGAAGCGATCCTCGCCGTGATGCGCCTCACCGACGCCGACCGCGCCTGCGCCGTCCTGCCCTTCACCTACTGCTACGGGGTCTCGGTCCTCCACACCCACCTCAGGGTCGGCGGGAGCCTGGTCCTGCACACCTCGATCTTCCTTGGCACCGTCATCCCCGAGATCGAGGGCTACGGGTGCACCGGGATCTACGGCGTGCCGAGCACCTACCAGATCCTCATCCACCGCACCCCCTTCCTCACGAGCGCCCTCCCGAGCCTGCGCTACATGACCTGCGGCGGCGGGCACCTCGACGAGAAATATGTCAGGACGATCACCGAGACCTTCCCTGCCAAAGATCTCTACATCTATTACGGCGCCACCGAGGCGACGGCACGGATCTCGATCCTCGACCCCGCCCTCCTCCACGAAAAGATCGGGTCGCTTGGCAAGGGGATGCCAGGCGTCAGCCTCGAAGTCCTCGGCCCAGACGACCGGCCCGTGGCGCCCGGCGAGGTCGGCGAGATCACCGTGCTCGGCCCGACCCTGATGCAGGGCTACTTCAAGGACCCCGAGGCCACCGCCGCAAAACTGCGAAACGGCAGGCTCTACACCGGCGACCTCGGCACCGTCGACGAAGACGGCTACATCTATTTCAAAGGCCGGGACAACACGGTCATCAAGTCGGCCGGACACCGGATCACCCCCCGCGAGGTCGAAGACCTCATCAACACTCATGCCGGGGTGAGCGAGACCGCGGTCGTCGCCGTCCAGGACACCCTCATGGGCGAGGCGGCGGTGGCCGTCGTCCAACCGGTCCGCGACCCCTCGGCCGCGCTTCACGACGAGATCATGAGCCTCTGCCGCGCCTCCCTCCCGTCGTACAAGGTCCCCAGGGCCGTGGTCTTTGCGCAGGCCATGCCGCTCAACGCCTCAGACAAACTGGACCTGGTCAGGCTCCACCATGTGGTCGCCGCCCTCAAGGCCGGGGACGAGGTGCAGGGCTACAGCGTCCCGCGGTCAGGGTCGACGGTCGAGGGGAGCAGCACCGCCGGTCCGGCCCGGCCCCAGCGGTAG
- the ftsZ gene encoding cell division protein FtsZ, with amino-acid sequence MKSIVEEALSRAQDEYEAPVQPDDELEALLQELRTEVVVVGCGGGGSNTMSRIADEGISGAELVAINTDAQHLIRTKADKRILIGRQRTRGLGAGSIPQIGEEAALENEDQIKGALSGADMVFITTGLGGGTGTGSAPVVAKAAREEGALTIAVVTLPFTSEGTIRAENAEAGLERLRDVADTVIVVPNDRLLEVVPRLPVHAAFKVADEVLMRAVKGITELITVPGLVNLDFADVRTVMERGGVAMIGMGESDSEDKAADAVKKALRSPLLDVDISGATAALVNVVGGPDMTMSEAEGVVQEVYDRIDPSARIIWGAQVDPEMEGSMRTMLVVTGVNSPQIYGRNERKSLPKVSKEFDIDFLR; translated from the coding sequence ATGAAGTCCATTGTTGAAGAGGCATTGTCACGGGCACAAGATGAATATGAAGCGCCCGTCCAGCCTGACGACGAACTCGAGGCACTCCTGCAAGAACTCAGGACCGAAGTCGTCGTCGTCGGGTGCGGCGGCGGGGGCTCGAACACGATGAGCAGGATCGCCGACGAAGGCATCAGCGGCGCCGAACTGGTGGCAATCAACACCGACGCCCAGCACCTGATCCGAACAAAGGCCGACAAGCGGATCCTCATCGGCAGACAGCGGACCCGCGGGCTGGGCGCCGGGTCGATCCCCCAGATCGGCGAAGAGGCCGCCCTCGAGAACGAAGACCAGATCAAGGGCGCCCTTTCCGGGGCCGACATGGTCTTCATCACCACCGGACTCGGCGGCGGGACCGGGACCGGTTCCGCCCCCGTGGTCGCCAAGGCCGCCAGGGAAGAAGGGGCACTCACCATCGCCGTCGTCACGCTCCCGTTCACCTCAGAAGGCACGATCCGTGCCGAGAACGCCGAAGCCGGCCTGGAGCGGTTGCGCGACGTCGCCGACACCGTCATCGTCGTCCCCAACGACCGTCTCCTCGAAGTCGTCCCGCGCCTGCCGGTCCACGCCGCCTTCAAGGTGGCCGACGAAGTGCTGATGCGGGCGGTCAAGGGGATCACCGAACTGATCACCGTCCCCGGACTCGTGAACCTCGACTTCGCCGACGTGCGCACCGTGATGGAACGCGGCGGCGTCGCCATGATCGGGATGGGCGAGTCCGACTCAGAGGACAAAGCGGCCGACGCCGTCAAGAAGGCGCTGCGCTCCCCGCTCCTCGACGTCGACATCTCGGGCGCCACCGCCGCCCTCGTCAACGTCGTCGGCGGCCCAGACATGACCATGTCCGAGGCCGAAGGCGTGGTCCAGGAGGTCTACGACCGCATCGACCCGAGTGCGCGGATCATCTGGGGCGCGCAGGTCGACCCCGAGATGGAGGGCAGTATGCGCACCATGCTCGTGGTCACCGGGGTCAACTCCCCACAAATATATGGGCGAAACGAACGCAAATCTCTCCCCAAGGTTTCCAAGGAATTTGACATCGACTTCCTGAGGTGA
- a CDS encoding YIP1 family protein gives MSPDIIEQVRGFILDPVETFRNARGDELGEAIKYYAVILAIYAGLTGLMTMGGFGVYLDTSGFLDTFGSVGIGTAIGVILATFVGEIIGLLVVTLIIHVLVALFIGGNGIEATAKALAYASTPSMLFGWIPFIGPLAFVWTVILSVIGIREFHETTTGRAAVAVVLPVVALAVLFVLVIAAIAAVVIAANVAA, from the coding sequence ATGTCACCTGACATCATCGAACAAGTACGAGGGTTCATCCTGGACCCTGTAGAGACATTCAGGAACGCACGAGGTGACGAACTCGGCGAGGCGATTAAATATTACGCCGTCATCCTCGCCATCTACGCCGGCCTCACCGGACTCATGACGATGGGCGGGTTTGGAGTATACCTCGACACCTCCGGGTTCCTCGACACCTTCGGCAGCGTCGGGATCGGCACCGCGATCGGCGTGATCCTCGCAACCTTTGTCGGCGAGATCATCGGGCTGCTCGTCGTCACCCTCATCATCCACGTCCTCGTCGCCCTCTTCATCGGCGGCAACGGCATCGAAGCGACGGCCAAGGCCCTGGCATATGCCTCCACCCCCAGCATGCTCTTTGGCTGGATCCCGTTCATCGGCCCCCTCGCCTTCGTCTGGACCGTCATCCTCTCGGTCATCGGGATCAGGGAGTTCCACGAGACCACGACCGGACGGGCGGCGGTCGCCGTCGTCCTGCCGGTGGTCGCCCTCGCGGTCCTCTTCGTCCTCGTCATCGCCGCCATCGCCGCAGTGGTGATCGCCGCCAATGTGGCGGCCTGA
- a CDS encoding TIGR00725 family protein: MQIAVIGASNASPEEVEAAETVGYLLAQNGAIVVCGGLGGVMEAACRGAKEGGGTTVGIISGTNGENPYVDVVVRSDLGHARNTLVVSSADAVVAVGGEYGTLSEIALALKMKKSVFGVKTWEIDGVFPCSTPEEAVLTAVRAARLSH, encoded by the coding sequence ATGCAGATCGCAGTCATCGGTGCCAGTAACGCATCGCCAGAAGAGGTCGAGGCCGCCGAGACCGTCGGCTACCTCCTTGCACAGAACGGAGCCATCGTCGTCTGCGGAGGGCTCGGCGGCGTCATGGAAGCCGCATGCCGGGGGGCAAAAGAGGGCGGCGGGACCACCGTCGGGATCATCTCAGGGACCAATGGCGAGAACCCGTACGTCGACGTCGTGGTGAGGAGCGACCTGGGACATGCGAGGAACACCCTGGTCGTCAGTTCGGCCGACGCCGTCGTCGCCGTCGGCGGGGAATACGGCACGCTCTCCGAGATCGCCCTTGCGCTCAAGATGAAAAAATCGGTCTTCGGGGTGAAGACCTGGGAGATCGACGGCGTCTTCCCGTGCTCCACCCCTGAAGAGGCCGTGCTCACGGCAGTACGCGCCGCACGCCTGTCTCACTGA
- the acpS gene encoding holo-ACP synthase — protein sequence MFNSNRGGGVLHNIYIPLPTTPGQMIPGIGTDVVVITRFKGKTLDHDRHFLERVFTPAELAACFSRGDPAPHLAARFAGKEAVTKALSSIGFDRLAMNKIEITNTPSGVPSVTLISPNASMVTVLVSLSHDGDIAVACAVAMEGDGWKKDHIKE from the coding sequence TTGTTCAATTCTAATCGGGGGGGTGGCGTCCTCCACAACATCTATATCCCCCTCCCGACAACCCCCGGCCAGATGATACCAGGCATCGGGACCGACGTCGTCGTGATCACCCGATTCAAAGGAAAGACCCTCGACCACGACCGTCACTTCCTGGAACGAGTCTTCACCCCGGCCGAACTCGCCGCCTGCTTCTCGCGAGGAGACCCCGCCCCCCACCTCGCCGCCAGGTTCGCCGGGAAAGAGGCCGTCACCAAAGCCCTCTCTTCCATCGGTTTTGACCGCCTTGCGATGAACAAAATCGAGATCACAAACACCCCGTCAGGGGTGCCGTCCGTTACCTTAATATCCCCCAATGCCAGTATGGTCACTGTCCTTGTCAGCCTCTCGCACGACGGGGACATCGCGGTCGCCTGCGCAGTCGCGATGGAGGGGGACGGATGGAAAAAGGACCACATCAAAGAATAG
- a CDS encoding acyl carrier protein: MEKGPHQRIEKIFCEIIGVRASDLTDEIGYNTHELWDSLKHLELVAALEEAFGITLDMDEIVEMEDFGKVRAVVFSHLEEGAV, encoded by the coding sequence ATGGAAAAAGGACCACATCAAAGAATAGAAAAAATCTTCTGCGAGATCATCGGCGTTCGAGCCTCAGACCTCACCGACGAGATCGGGTACAACACCCACGAACTCTGGGACTCGCTCAAACACCTCGAACTCGTGGCCGCCCTCGAGGAGGCCTTCGGGATCACCCTGGACATGGACGAGATCGTCGAGATGGAAGACTTCGGCAAGGTCAGGGCCGTCGTCTTCTCCCACCTGGAGGAGGGGGCGGTATGA
- a CDS encoding transcription elongation factor Spt5, with translation MTEEPEIKIFAIKTTAKQERAVVDSIYRAVLHDPSFKVLSVLSPDELKGYVLVEAAEPFARIAELIESVPSARTVVPGATKIEEIAHYLEPKPVVAGIDEGTIVELIAGPFKGEKAVVKRVDSNKEEITVELYESMVPIPITVRGDNVRVIDRGES, from the coding sequence ATGACAGAAGAACCTGAAATCAAAATCTTTGCCATCAAGACGACGGCAAAACAGGAGCGTGCGGTCGTGGACTCGATCTACCGTGCAGTGCTGCACGATCCTTCATTTAAAGTGCTCTCTGTGCTCTCGCCAGACGAACTGAAAGGCTATGTCCTCGTCGAGGCGGCCGAACCGTTTGCGCGGATCGCCGAACTGATCGAGAGCGTGCCGAGCGCCAGGACCGTGGTGCCGGGCGCGACGAAAATTGAAGAGATCGCGCATTATCTCGAGCCCAAACCGGTGGTGGCCGGGATCGACGAGGGTACCATCGTCGAGTTGATCGCCGGACCGTTCAAGGGCGAGAAGGCCGTGGTCAAACGGGTCGATTCAAACAAAGAAGAGATCACCGTTGAACTCTACGAGTCGATGGTCCCGATCCCGATCACCGTGCGCGGCGACAATGTCAGGGTGATCGACCGGGGCGAATCCTGA
- a CDS encoding polysaccharide deacetylase family protein — protein MFDAYRNIRGGIQGGATIYTFHRVGPQRHDWLIPTMETPEFEQVVRWLTRTHRLLPLDEIVAALQEGRALPDGTAAITFDDGYQDIYTHAWPVLQNYKVPATVFLTTGPMDRRELFWFDRFRHIIHTTEKRGFEMEGFGRFPLRTQTDRFRAVTSIERSVLKVAEEAEKLAYIRAIEEDLAVDPPEIGDDYILTWDQVREMAQDSVTFGSHTVTHPQLTHLPVRQAAAEIRDSKRRIEEETGTEVHFLSYPNGSATDTSVEVQTLVKEAGYLSAFCGVPGQVRAGANPFMLNRVFSGWDFDTFKFFGSGAFADLARFHFRR, from the coding sequence GTGTTCGACGCATACAGAAACATCAGGGGCGGCATCCAGGGCGGAGCCACCATCTACACCTTCCACCGCGTCGGCCCCCAGCGTCACGACTGGCTCATCCCGACGATGGAGACCCCCGAGTTCGAGCAGGTGGTCAGGTGGCTGACCAGGACCCACCGCCTCCTCCCCCTCGACGAGATCGTCGCCGCCCTCCAGGAAGGCCGGGCCCTGCCCGACGGCACCGCGGCGATCACCTTCGACGACGGCTACCAGGACATCTACACCCACGCCTGGCCCGTGCTCCAGAACTACAAGGTGCCGGCCACGGTCTTTCTCACCACCGGCCCCATGGACCGCCGGGAACTCTTCTGGTTCGACCGGTTCAGGCACATCATCCACACCACCGAGAAGAGGGGCTTTGAGATGGAAGGGTTTGGCAGGTTCCCGCTTCGGACCCAGACCGACAGGTTCAGGGCCGTCACCTCAATCGAGCGCTCGGTCCTCAAGGTCGCCGAGGAGGCCGAGAAACTCGCATACATCCGTGCGATCGAAGAAGACCTCGCCGTCGACCCCCCCGAGATCGGGGACGACTACATCCTCACCTGGGACCAGGTCAGGGAGATGGCCCAGGACAGCGTCACCTTCGGCTCGCACACCGTCACCCACCCGCAGCTCACCCACCTCCCGGTCAGGCAGGCAGCGGCCGAGATCAGGGACTCGAAACGGCGAATCGAGGAAGAGACCGGGACCGAGGTCCACTTCCTCTCCTACCCCAATGGCAGCGCCACCGACACCTCGGTCGAGGTCCAGACACTGGTCAAGGAGGCCGGGTACCTCTCGGCCTTCTGCGGGGTGCCCGGGCAGGTGAGGGCCGGGGCCAACCCCTTCATGCTCAACCGGGTCTTCTCTGGCTGGGACTTCGACACCTTCAAGTTCTTCGGTTCAGGGGCGTTTGCCGATCTTGCCAGGTTCCATTTCAGGCGGTGA
- a CDS encoding D-aminoacyl-tRNA deacylase — protein sequence MHIALLSSRLDPAGTNLARRLSALLKERDDWPLLGVADLTFHEIDGRLIYAEAIDHDLDADLVLFLSRHSSSHPTPALTVHVTGNFGDAVYGGDAQTLPPAAPAMMHAVLRGLARHAPPGYRASYEATHHGPTTLATPSLFVEIGSTETEWNDPAAADAAARAVLEAVPESVIPLVGFGGTHYAVRQTEITLTSRGAFGHIAPTRVVPDLDRGLITRMTEETGALAAYLDRKALSKHEAATLEAHLDALGLPILSEGEIAEIGAISWETYTALRTAAADLVPGGRLHPGGLSGDGDLIEVQVPHALLKEAERSDPHTFRERLASLQAAHIATTTGATSPTFITFKNQSEEIIHDVISLCIEIISVRWSTAADGDDLVITRTRFDPQKARALGVPKGPLFGKLSGGRSVEVGDETVTPSMVQSRSVTRIHIPGLERYINEVHC from the coding sequence ATGCATATCGCACTCCTCTCGTCCCGACTCGACCCCGCCGGCACCAACCTTGCCCGGCGGCTCAGCGCACTCCTCAAGGAGCGGGACGACTGGCCCCTCCTCGGGGTTGCAGACCTCACCTTCCACGAAATCGACGGACGACTCATCTACGCCGAGGCGATCGACCACGACCTCGACGCCGACCTCGTCCTCTTCCTCTCCAGACACAGCAGCAGCCACCCCACCCCGGCCCTCACCGTCCACGTCACCGGGAACTTTGGCGACGCCGTCTACGGCGGCGACGCCCAGACCCTTCCCCCCGCCGCCCCGGCCATGATGCACGCCGTGCTCCGCGGCCTCGCCCGCCACGCCCCGCCAGGCTACCGGGCCAGCTACGAAGCCACCCACCACGGCCCCACCACCCTCGCCACCCCCTCGCTCTTCGTCGAGATCGGGTCGACCGAGACCGAATGGAACGACCCCGCCGCCGCCGACGCCGCCGCGCGCGCCGTCCTCGAAGCCGTCCCCGAGTCCGTGATCCCGCTCGTCGGGTTCGGCGGCACCCACTACGCCGTCAGACAGACCGAGATCACCCTCACCTCCCGCGGCGCCTTCGGCCACATCGCCCCCACGCGCGTCGTCCCTGACCTCGACCGCGGCCTCATCACCCGCATGACCGAAGAGACCGGCGCCCTCGCCGCCTACCTCGACCGCAAAGCCCTCTCGAAACACGAGGCCGCCACCCTCGAAGCGCACCTCGACGCCCTCGGCCTCCCCATCCTCTCAGAAGGAGAGATCGCTGAGATCGGCGCCATCTCATGGGAGACCTACACCGCCCTCAGAACCGCCGCCGCCGATCTCGTCCCAGGCGGCCGGCTCCATCCCGGCGGCCTATCCGGCGACGGCGACCTCATCGAGGTCCAGGTCCCTCACGCACTCCTCAAAGAAGCCGAACGCTCAGACCCGCACACCTTCAGGGAGCGCCTCGCCTCTCTCCAGGCCGCCCACATCGCCACCACGACCGGCGCCACCTCCCCGACCTTCATCACATTCAAGAATCAAAGCGAAGAAATAATACATGATGTCATATCCCTGTGTATTGAAATCATAAGTGTACGGTGGAGCACTGCCGCCGACGGGGACGACCTTGTGATCACCAGAACACGTTTTGATCCACAGAAGGCCCGGGCGCTCGGAGTTCCCAAAGGCCCCCTCTTTGGAAAACTCTCCGGCGGCCGTAGCGTCGAAGTCGGGGACGAGACGGTCACCCCGTCCATGGTTCAGTCACGCAGTGTAACCCGCATCCACATCCCGGGGTTGGAGAGGTATATCAATGAAGTCCATTGTTGA